One Phoenix dactylifera cultivar Barhee BC4 chromosome 8, palm_55x_up_171113_PBpolish2nd_filt_p, whole genome shotgun sequence genomic window carries:
- the LOC103723453 gene encoding UDP-rhamnose/UDP-galactose transporter 6-like gives MAPSSKANKKAALDTGAWLFNVVTSVGIIMVNKALMATYGFSFATTLTGLHFATTTIMTSVLKWLGYIQGSHLPLQELIKFVLFANLSIVGMNVSLMWNSVGFYQIAKLCMIPVSCLLEVLFDKIRYSRDTKLSIVVVLIGVAVCTVTDVSVNSRGLMAAMIAVWSTALQQYYVHFLQRKYSLGSFNLLGHTAPAQAASLLILGPFLDYWMTSKRVDKFDYNVTAVFFIILSCTIAVGTNLSQFICIGRFTAVSFQVLGHMKTILVLVLGFIFFGKEGLNLHVVLGMILAIVGMIWYGSSSSKPGGKERRSYSMPSDKSLKHGVLSDSGELDEKV, from the exons ATGGCACCTTCCAGCAAGGCAAATAAAAAGGCAGCATTAGATACTGGTGCATGGCTGTTCAATGTTGTGACCTCCGTTGGAATCATTATGGTGAACAAGGCCCTAATGGCCACATATGGCTTCAGTTTTG CTACAACATTAACTGGACTGCATTTTGCCACCACGACTATCATGACCAGCGTACTTAAGTGGCTGGGATATATTCAGGGCTCCCATTTACCATTACAGGAACTTATAAAATTTGTTCTTTTTGCAAATTTATCAATTGTTGGGATGAATGTGAGCTTGATGTGGAATTCTGTGGGGTTTTATCAG ATTGCGAAGCTGTGTATGATCCCAGTATCATGTCTTTTAGAAGTTCTATTTGATAAGATCCGTTATTCCAGAGACACAAAGCTTAGCATAGTGGTGGTTCTCATAGGTGTTGCAGTCTGTACTGTTACTGATGTGAGTGTAAATTCTAGAGGTTTGATGGCTGCCATGATAGCAGTCTGGAGCACTGCTTTGCAACAATAT TATGTTCATTTTCTTCAACGAAAGTACTCACTTGGATCATTCAACCTCTTGGGCCATACTGCTCCAGCCCAGGCAGCATCACTGCTGATACTAGGGCCTTTCCTGGATTATTGGATGACAAGCAAAAGAGTGGATAAATTTGACTATAATGTTACTGCAGTG TTCTTCATCATATTGTCATGCACCATTGCGGTAGGAACCAACCTTAGTCAATTCATCTGCATCGGAAGATTCACAGCAGTGTCTTTCCAAGTCCTTGGTCACATGAAGACGATCCTTGTCTTAGTTCTGGGTTTCATCTTCTTTGGAAAAGAAGGCCTCAATCTTCATGTAGTTCTtggtatgatcctagcaattgTAGGAATGATCTGGTATGGAAGTTCATCATCAAAGCCAGGGGGAAAGGAGCGCAGGAGTTATTCCATGCCAAGTGACAAATCCCTGAAGCATGGGGTGTTGTCAGATTCAGGAGAGCTTGATGAGAAGGTGTGA
- the LOC103697646 gene encoding histone H1-like: MAGEQNTPAVVEEKVQDSAPAEPAVEDPSAKAVAKSKKAKEPKAKKPSAPRKPRSPPTHPPYIEIIGEAITALKERTGSSQYSITKFIEDKYKAQVPPNFRKLLLLQLKTSGKLNKIKNSYKLPPSRPKSAFCWKNLNAHAALELL; the protein is encoded by the exons ATGGCGGGTGAGCAGAACACGCCGGCGGTGGTGGAGGAGAAGGTCCAGGATTCGGCGCCGGCGGAGCCCGCGGTGGAGGATCCCTCGGCAAAGGCCGTGGCCAAGTCGAAGAAGGCCAAGGAGCCCAAGGCCAAGAAGCCTTCGGCTCCCAGGAAGCCCCGATCTCCTCCTACTCACCCCCCTTACATCGAG ATTATCGGAGAGGCGATCACGGCGTTGAAGGAGAGGACTGGATCGAGTCAGTACTCGATCACCAAGTTTATTGAAGACAAGTACAAGGCTCAAGTGCCCCCTAACTTCCGCAAGCTTCTCCTGCTGCAGCTCAAGACCAGCGGCAAGCTCAACAAAATCAAAAACTCCTACAAGCTCCCACCCTCTCGCCCGAAGTCTGCCTTCTGttggaaaaatttaaatgcgcaTGCAGCCCTAGAGCTTCTGTAA